A window of the Deltaproteobacteria bacterium HGW-Deltaproteobacteria-18 genome harbors these coding sequences:
- a CDS encoding two-component system response regulator, translating into MMQPFPVLIVDDEADILTSFGLSLRACGIDNIICCQKPAEAMRIIDEQALGAMILDLSMPGMTGQEILSHVRETHPELPVIVATGVESIESAVECMKLGALDYLAKPVEAERLEASVRNALEMSRLRRENTSLRQCLVLDRLTRPEAFAHFTTASPKMRQIFQYLEAVSASPESILINGETGVGKELAAKAVHKLTCPGRPFVTVNVAGLDDMVFSDTLFGHRKGAFTGAVTVRKGLVEQAADGVLFLDEIGDLSETSQVKLLRLLQEREYMPLGADLPRPSEARVVVATNRDLEAMTREGRFRKDLYYRLCTHLVRIPPLRERTEDLPVLLELFIGQAAASFGKEAPRPSRCLVRRLSAYPFPGNVRELRAFVFDAMGRWNGGDFSCGPDNDTPGVLGMAEELCFPATLPSIEEAVQSLVREAMSRAGGVQTVAARWLGISQPALSKRLKKGGG; encoded by the coding sequence ATGATGCAGCCCTTTCCGGTCCTCATCGTCGACGACGAGGCCGACATCCTGACCAGCTTCGGCCTGAGCCTGCGCGCCTGCGGCATCGACAACATCATCTGCTGCCAGAAGCCCGCCGAGGCCATGCGCATCATCGACGAGCAGGCCCTGGGCGCCATGATCCTCGACCTGAGCATGCCCGGCATGACCGGCCAGGAGATCCTGTCCCACGTGCGCGAGACGCACCCCGAGCTGCCCGTCATCGTGGCCACGGGCGTTGAATCCATCGAGTCCGCCGTGGAGTGCATGAAGCTCGGCGCCCTGGACTACCTGGCCAAGCCCGTGGAGGCGGAACGGCTGGAGGCATCCGTGCGCAACGCCCTGGAAATGAGCCGCCTGCGTCGCGAGAACACGTCCCTGCGCCAGTGTCTGGTTTTGGATCGCCTGACCCGGCCCGAGGCATTCGCTCACTTCACCACGGCCAGCCCCAAGATGCGCCAGATTTTCCAGTACCTGGAAGCGGTCAGCGCCTCTCCCGAGTCCATCCTCATCAACGGCGAGACGGGCGTAGGCAAGGAACTGGCGGCAAAGGCCGTGCACAAGCTGACCTGCCCCGGCAGGCCCTTCGTGACCGTCAACGTGGCCGGTCTCGATGACATGGTCTTCAGCGACACCCTGTTCGGCCACCGCAAGGGCGCCTTCACCGGCGCGGTCACAGTGCGTAAGGGCCTCGTGGAGCAGGCCGCCGACGGCGTGCTTTTCCTCGACGAGATCGGCGACCTGAGCGAGACCTCCCAGGTCAAGCTGCTGCGCCTGCTGCAGGAACGGGAATACATGCCACTGGGCGCGGACCTGCCCCGCCCATCCGAGGCACGCGTGGTCGTGGCCACCAACCGCGACCTGGAAGCCATGACCAGAGAGGGCCGCTTCCGCAAGGACCTCTACTACCGGCTGTGCACGCATCTGGTCCGCATTCCGCCCCTGCGCGAACGCACCGAGGACCTCCCCGTCCTGCTGGAACTCTTCATCGGCCAGGCCGCGGCCAGCTTCGGCAAGGAAGCGCCCAGGCCCAGCCGTTGCCTCGTCCGCCGCCTGAGCGCCTACCCCTTCCCCGGAAATGTCCGCGAGCTACGCGCCTTCGTCTTCGACGCCATGGGCCGTTGGAACGGCGGCGACTTCTCCTGCGGGCCCGACAACGACACCCCCGGTGTCCTCGGGATGGCCGAGGAACTGTGCTTTCCCGCCACCCTGCCTAGCATCGAGGAAGCCGTGCAGTCCCTCGTGCGTGAAGCCATGAGCCGGGCGGGCGGAGTCCAGACCGTGGCGGCCAGATGGCTGGGCATCTCCCAGCCGGCACTGAGCAAGCGCCTGAAAAAAGGTGGGGGATAA
- a CDS encoding molybdopterin dehydrogenase — protein MVQNYVFPATVSEAVTVLSTNRGKARIIAGGTDLMLELQDGKNTCDVLVDLTQIAELKNITEENGFIRIGASVTHAQAAKSELVLKHAPALAQACRKVGSLQIRNMGTIIGNIVTGNPAADAAVALACLETTAEITTQEGMQTMPLEDMYAGVCLSCIDSCCQVVTHVRFPVKQKGQGSAYLRMEQRKALALPMLAVSAMVELDGDTFKWGRILIAPVGAGPQHAVDAEEFLKGAPVTSATMTEAGQMARNQALFRSSAIRGSKEYRIGVLPVFVERVLQAAVEDARNA, from the coding sequence ATGGTTCAAAACTACGTTTTCCCGGCGACCGTGTCCGAAGCGGTCACGGTCCTCAGCACCAACAGAGGAAAGGCCCGGATCATCGCCGGTGGCACCGACCTCATGCTGGAACTGCAGGACGGCAAAAACACCTGCGATGTGCTGGTGGATCTCACCCAGATCGCGGAACTCAAGAACATCACGGAAGAGAACGGATTCATCCGCATCGGCGCCAGCGTCACCCACGCCCAGGCCGCCAAATCCGAACTCGTCCTGAAGCACGCGCCGGCCCTGGCCCAGGCCTGCCGCAAAGTCGGCTCCCTGCAGATCCGCAACATGGGCACCATCATCGGCAACATCGTAACAGGCAATCCCGCCGCCGACGCCGCCGTGGCCCTGGCCTGTCTCGAAACCACGGCCGAGATCACCACACAGGAAGGCATGCAGACCATGCCGCTGGAAGACATGTACGCAGGCGTCTGCCTGTCCTGCATCGACAGCTGCTGCCAAGTCGTGACCCACGTCAGATTTCCCGTGAAGCAGAAAGGCCAGGGTTCGGCCTATCTGCGCATGGAACAGCGCAAGGCTCTGGCTCTGCCCATGCTCGCAGTCTCCGCCATGGTCGAACTCGACGGCGACACATTCAAGTGGGGCCGGATCCTCATCGCCCCTGTGGGCGCGGGGCCGCAACACGCCGTTGACGCCGAGGAATTCCTCAAGGGAGCCCCCGTCACCAGCGCGACCATGACCGAAGCCGGACAGATGGCCCGTAATCAGGCCCTGTTCCGCAGCAGCGCCATCCGCGGTTCCAAGGAATACCGGATAGGAGTCCTGCCCGTTTTCGTCGAACGGGTCCTTCAGGCAGCAGTCGAAGACGCCCGAAACGCATAA